A section of the Oncorhynchus keta strain PuntledgeMale-10-30-2019 chromosome 15, Oket_V2, whole genome shotgun sequence genome encodes:
- the LOC118394520 gene encoding AP-2 complex subunit mu-A, translated as MIGGLFIYNHKGEVLISRVYRDDIGRNAVDAFRVNVIHARQQVRSPVTNIARTSFFHVKRSNIWLAAVTKQNVNAAMVFEFLYKMCDVMAAYFGKVSEENIKNNFVLIYELLDEILDFGYPQNSETGALKTFITQQGIKGQHQTKEEQSQITSQVTGQIGWRREGIKYRRNELFLDVLESVNLLMSPQGQVLSAHVSGRVVMKSYLSGMPECKFGMNDKIVIDKAGKGGVTDEVGKSTSGKQSIAIDDCTFNQCVRLSKFDSERSISFIPPDGEYELMRYRTTKDIILPFRVIPLVREVGRTKLEVKVVIKSNFKPSLLAQKIEVRIPTPLNTSGVQVICMKGKAKYKASENAIVWKIKRMAGMKESQISAEIELLPTNDKKKWARPPISMNFEVPFAPSGLKVRYLKVFESKLNYSDHDVVKWVRYIGRSGIYETRC; from the exons ATGATTGGAGGACTGTTTATCTACAACCACAAAGGGGAGGTCCTTATCTCTCGTGTCTACCGCGATGACATAGG GCGCAACGCGGTGGACGCATTCCGTGTGAATGTGATCCATGCCCGGCAGCAGGTGCGCTCTCCTGTGACCAACATTGCACGTACCAGCTTCTTCCATGTCAAGCGCTCCAACATCTGGCTGGCGGCGGTCACCAAGCAGAATGTCAACGCCGCCATGGTGTTCGAGTTCCTCTACAAGATGTGCGACGTCATGGCCGCCTACTTTGGCAAGGTCAGCGAAGAGAACATCAAGAACAACTTTGTGCTGATCTACGAGCTGCTCGACG AGATCCTGGACTTTGGGTATCCCCAGAACTCTGAGACTGGAGCACTAAAGACCTTCATCACCCAGCAGGGCATCAAGGGCCAG CATCAG ACAAAGGAAGAGCAGTCTCAGATCACTAGTCAGGTGACTGGGCAGATTGGTTGGCGTCGCGAAGGCATCAAGTATCGACGCAATGAGCTCTTCTTAGATGTGCTGGAGAGTGTCAACCTGCTTATGTCGCCTCAAG GTCAGGTCCTGAGTGCCCACGTGTCCGGCCGTGTGGTAATGAAGAGCTATCTCAGTGGAATGCCGGAGTGCAAATTTGGCATGAATGACAAAATTGTCATTGATAAGGCGGGTAAAGGCGGTGTCACTGATGAGGTGGGAAAGAG TACCAGTGGTAAGCAGTCCATAGCCATCGACGACTGTACGTTCAACCAGTGTGTGCGTCTCAGTAAGTTTGACTCGGAGCGCAGCATCAGCTTCATCCCCCCGGATGGAGAGTATGAGCTCATGAG GTACCGTACCACTAAAGACATCATCCTACCTTTCCGAGTCATTCCGCTGGTCAGGGAGGTGGGCCGCACCAAACTGGAGGTCAAAGTGGTCATCAAGTCCAACTTCAAACCCTCGCTACTGGCCCAGAAAATTGAG GTGCGCATTCCCACGCCGCTCAACACAAGCGGTGTCCAGGTGATCTGCATGAAAGGCAAGGCCAAGTACAAGGCCAGCGAGAACGCCATCGTATGGAA GATCAAGCGCATGGCTGGGATGAAGGAATCTCAGATCAGTGCTGAAATCGAGCTGCTGCCCACCAACGATAAGAAGAAGTGGGCCCGTCCTCCCATCTCCATGAACTTTGAG GTTCCATTTGCCCCCTCCGGGCTGAAGGTGCGTTACTTGAAGGTGTTTGAGTCCAAGCTGAATTACAGTGATCATGATGTTGTCAAATGGGTGCGCTACATTGGCCGAAGCGGCATCTACGAGACTCGATGTTAG